AGCCACTCATTCAAAGAGTGCGTAATAGCTCACTGGTCGAGCGTCTTTGCGCGGAGAATTTAACGGGGCTAAACCTGACACCGAAGCTTAGGCAGCATGTTTACATGCTGGGTAGGGGAGCGTTGTATACGCGGTGAAACAGTAGCGCAAGCGGCTGTGGAGTGTATAGAAGTGAGAATGCCGGAATGAGTAGCGCGAATGCAGTGAGAATCTGCATGGCCGAAAGCCTCAGGTTTCTGGAGGAAGGTTCGTCCGCTCCAGGTTAGTCGGGAGCTAAGGTGAGGCCTAACGGCGTAGCCGATGCACAGACGGTAGAGATTCCGTCACCACCAAAAGAGTTAAACACAGGGACACATATGAAGTCTCGGAGCCGGGTGTTGGTTCCGGTAGCGATCGAGGGAAGTTAGTACCGAAGTCTGAGATGGAAGATGGCGAGAAAAGCTGTGTGGATTTCTGCGGTGCCCGTACCGCAAACCGACACAGGTAGGTAGGAAGAAGATTCTAAGGCCAACGGGAGAAGGGTTGTTAAGGAACTCGGCAAATTGACCCCGTAACTTCGGGAGAAGGGGTGCTGCAGCAATGCAGCCGCAGAGAATCGGCCCAAGCAACTGTTTACCAAAAACACAGGTTTGTGCTAAATCGAAAGATGACGTATACGAGCTGACGCCTGCCCGGTGCTGGAAGGTTAAGAGGAGATGTGCAAGCATTGAATCGAAGCCCCAGTGAACGGCGGCCGTAACTATAACGGTCCTAAGGTAGCGAAATTCCTTGTCAGGTAAGTTCTGACCCGCATGAAAGGCGTAATGATTTGGGCACTGTCTCAACAGCCCGCCCGGCGAAATTGTAGTACCGGTGAAGATGCCGGTTACCCGCGACAAGACGGAAAGACCCCATGGAGCTTTACTGTAGCCTAATATTGGGTTTCGATGTTGCATGCACAGGATAGATGGGACACTGGGAAGCAGGTGCTTTGGCGCTTGTGGAGTGGCCGTTGGGATACCATCCTTGCGATATTGGAATTCTAACCTGCGCCTTTGAATCAAGGCGGGGGACATTGTTAGGTGGGCAGTTTGACTGGGGCGGTCGCCTCCTAAAGAGTAACGGAGGCGTTCAAAGGTTCGCTCAGCTTGAACGGAAATCAAGCAAAAGAGTGCAAACGCAGAAGCGAGCCTAACTGCGAGACTGACGGGTCGAGCAGTAACGAAAGTTGGAGTTAGTGATCCGGTGGTATGTGAGTGGAAATGCCATCGCTCAACGGATAAAAGTTACCCTGGGGATAACAGGCTGATCTCCCCCAAGAGTCCACATCGACGGGGAGGTTTGGCACCTCGATGTCGGCTCATCGCATCCTGGGGCTGTATTCGGTCCCAAGGGTTTGGCTGTTCGCCAATTAAAGCGGTACGCGAGCTGGGTTCAGAACGTCGTGAGACAGTTCGGTCCCTATCTGTCGTGGGCGCAGGATATTTGATGGGAGCTGTTCCTAGTACGAGAGGACCGGAGCGGACGTACCTCTGGCGCACCAGTTGTTCTGCCAAGAGCATAGCTGGGCAACTATGTACGGATCGGATAAACGCTGAAAGCATCTAAGCGTGAAGCCGACCCAAAGATAAGATATCCCATTGTTTTAAACAAGTAAGACCCCTTGAAGACTACAAGGTTGATAGGCACGATGTGTAAGTGGAGCGATCCATTCAGCAAGCGTGTACTAATAGGTCGAGGGCTTGACCACAATTCGCTTGAGACTCTGAGAGTCAACGAAAAAATGTAAGCAGTGATTATTCAGTTTTGAAGGCACGTCCTTCTAAGAAATACTGGACAAAGTACAACAAACATGTTATACTGGTTCAGTCAGATCGGTCGGTGTCGATGACGGTGAGGTTCCACCTGTTCCCATTCCGAACACAGAAGTTAAGCTCACTTGTGCCGAAGATAGTTCGCTGGAAACGGCGCGTGAAAATAGGTAGTCGCCGACTTGAACAGAAAGCTCTGAGAGAAATCTCAGGGCTTTTTTGTTGCACAAAAATATGGAGCGGATTTTGGTCGAAATGATAACAGGACAGGACTTGACAAAAATACTACTATGCAATACAATATAGATAAGCTACTATGTATTGCATAATAGGTAAAAGGAGGTATCCAGTGGAAAACAACACACAATTGCTCAAGGGCGTTTTGGAATTCTGTGTTCTGAAGCTCATCAGCAGAGAGCCGACCTATGGCTATGAGATCGTGATGCATCTAAAACAGGTCGGGTTTTCTGACTTGAGTGAAAGTACACTCTATCCGCTGCTACTGCGGCTGGAACAGCAGGGAAAGGTCACGGTGGAACGCAGACCCTCCCCCAAGGGACCGAGCCGGAAATACTACGTTGTAACGGAAGAAGGGCGGCAGGCGCTTCTTGAATTCCGACAAGATTGGAGCCAGCTATGCCAGCTGGTGGAAAAAATTTTTAAGGAGGAGCCATATGAATAAGTATTTTGCGTTGCGAAAGGCAAATCGGATGCGTACAAAGCTGCTGAACGAAAAAAGCCAGGAGCAGCTGAAAGAAGTGATCCGGTATCTTCGCCGGGTCAGCTGGGATTTCTGCGGAATCGAGCTTGTACGCAGCGATCTACTTGATATTGCCATCCAGGCAAATGCGGAGAACCGGGAACTGTTTCATTCAATTCCGGACGCAAAGACCTTTGTGGAGGAAGTCAAACCCAGCTTGAAAACACTGGGGGCTGGGGATTACTTCTGGTTTGTTGCACCGCTGTATTTCTTTTTGGAGTGGGGCGTGGAAGGGCTGCTGCTTTACCCGGTAATTGGTGATTGGGTTTTTGAACTTTCTGTAGGCTATCTGATGCAGCTTGTTGTTGCAGTGACGGTTTTTTGCGCACTGTTCCGCCGGATGATGGAGCAGGTAGGCTTTCCGCCACGAGAGCATTGGCTGAAATATGCTACATGGCTGGTGCTTTATATCGTGACTCTGTATGGAACGGGCTGGTTCTTTACCCAGATCGCGGGTAAGATCGTACTGCTGCGGCTTCCGATCCTTAGCTATTCGATTTTTTGCCTGCTTCTGGGTGCAGGACTGTATGCAATACATTTTTGGAGATATGGAAAAGACCCGCGTCTGAGTGCTCGCATATAAAGTAAAAAGCGCCCCCGCTGCACTGTGCATAACGGTGCAGCGGGGGCGCATACTTTATTGGGTGGTGTACCGGTTACGATACGAGCTTCTGCTTAGCCCTTGCCTGCGCAGCCGAACAGCTCGATCTTCTCCTTGCACTTGGCCTCGATGGCCTTTGCGCCGGGAGCCAGCAGCTTGCGGGGGTCGAAGCCCTTGCCCTGCTGATCCTTGCCCTCTTCGATGTACTTGCGGGTGGCCTCAGCAAACACCAGCTGGCACTCGGTGTTGATGTTGATCTTGGAAACGCCCAGGCTGATGGCCTTAGCGATCATCTCGTCGGGGATGCCGGTGCCGCCGTGCAGAACCAGAGGAATGTTATTGGTGGCCTTGTGGATGCGGTCCAGAGCCTCGAAGTCCAGACCCTTCCAGTTTGCCGGGTAGACACCATGGATGTTGCCGATGCCGGCAGCCAGGAAGTCAATGCCCAGAGCGGTGATCTTTGCGCACTCCTCGGGGTCTGCGATCTCGCCGGCACCCACAACGCCGTCCTCGACACCGCCGATGGAACCGACCTCGGCCTCGATGCTCAGGCCCTTAGCGTGTGCCAGAGCAACCAGCTCCTTGGTCTTTTCCACATTCTCCTCGATGGAGTAGTGGCTGCCATCGAACATGATGGAAGAGAAGCCGGCCTCGATGCAGGCCTTGCAGCCCTCATAGGTGCCGTGATCCAGATGCAGGGCAACGGGAACGGTGATGCCCATGGAATCGACCATTGCGCTGACCATGGCAGCGACGGTCTTGAAACCGGTCATGTACTTGCCGGCACCCTCGGAAACACCCAGAATCACAGGGCTCTTCATTTCCTCGCAGGCGGTCAGAACGGACTTGGTCCACTCCAGATTGTTGATGTTGAACTGAGGCACACCGTAGTGGCCATCACGTGCTTTGATCAGCATTTCGGTTGCATTTACCAACATTATTCATTACCTCCACAAAATCATTGGGGTCTTGCTCGTTTCATATCCGCTTTGTGCACGGTTTAACGAACCTACAGAATTAGTATACCCCAAACAGCGGCCAAAATCAATCCAAACCGGTGTTTTTCCTGTAACAATGCGGGGATTCTGTTTCTGGCAGGGTGCAGGGGGTTACTGCCAGAAGCGCGTATATTCGATAGAATGCAACAAATTTCCATATAATGTGCAATAAGCGGCCGAAAGACAGAACGCTTGATGAAGGACGGATTTTCAACACAGATCCACATTCGTCAAAATGATATTGGGCAATTTGGCAAAAGCGGACAGGATGCAGTTCAAAAAATTGTCATATTTCCGACTTGTATTCTACAAATTGTACGCAGGAAATCAAAAAAGGTCGAACCAAAAAGTGGAAAACCTTGTGGAAAGTGTGGAATTCCACAGGCAAAACAGGCTTTAAAGCTGGACTTTTGAACTTTCTCCACAGGGTTTTCAACATGTGGAAAAATAATCGCTCTTCTACGGATTGTATACCGCGTTTTTGTGGAAAACTTTTTTCTCCGGCAAAACAGAGGGATATCTACCCAGCAGCCGGGTAAAGCTGATGCAGGGCGGCAGAACATTTCTGCAAAAAAGCGGAAACGGTCTCCGGCACCACGAACAGAAAAACTTTTGCAGGACGCGGATAAAAAAGCCGTTTGTCAAGAGTAAATGCACAAAAAAGCAAAAATAATTTTACGAGGCCAGAATGAGGGCCATTTCCTCGCGGAAAAGCTGCTCGGAGCACAGATAACCGAACATTTTCCGCGGGTAGTTGTTGAGCCACGCCTCGATCCGCTTGGTTTCCTCGTCTGAGATTGTGCTGAGGTCGGTGCCCTTCGGAACGTGCCGCCGGATTAGGCCGTTTTGGTTTTCGTTGGATCCGCGCTCACTCGGCCGGTAGGGGTGGCAGTAGTAGACCTCGGTGCGGGCGCCCTTGCCGCTTGCGCTTCGCTCAATCCCGGCAGCGTCGGCAAACTCGCAGCCGTTGTCGCAGGTGATGGATCTGAATACCTTCGGGAACAGGTCGCCGTACTTGGCCTCGAGCCCGTCGATCGCAGCGACGACGCTGGCGGCCGTCTTGTCCGGCGACGGTATAATGAGCTCCCAGCGCGTTTTCCGCTCGGTCATCACGATGTAGGTGTTGCTGACGCCTTGGCAGCTTTCGACGCTGTCCATCTCCCAGTGTCCGAAGGTGCTGCGGTTGTTGATGTGCTCGGGCCGCTCCTCGATGCTCCGGCCCGCAGGCTTGCGCGGCATAGATCCGGCCGGGCGTTCCGGCTGGTGGCGCTTGCCGTGCTGCGGCAGCATGGAGACGGTCAGCTCGTCGCCGAAGATCTCGCCGCGGATGTAGTTGTAGGCGGTGCTCGCGCAGATGTGCGTCTTGAAGGGCCAGCCCTTCACCTCGGCCTCACCGATCGCAGCCTCCGGGCTGTACTTCTCGTCGCGGATCTTGACGATCAGGTAGTCGGCCAGCTCGTGATCGTTGCCGATTTTCAGCTCCGGGCCCTTTGCGCGGAGGTTGGCCTCATAGCGGGCCTGTGCTCCGTCCGGGTTGTATCTGGTCTC
Above is a genomic segment from Faecalibacterium taiwanense containing:
- a CDS encoding PadR family transcriptional regulator; this translates as MENNTQLLKGVLEFCVLKLISREPTYGYEIVMHLKQVGFSDLSESTLYPLLLRLEQQGKVTVERRPSPKGPSRKYYVVTEEGRQALLEFRQDWSQLCQLVEKIFKEEPYE
- the fba gene encoding class II fructose-1,6-bisphosphate aldolase, coding for MLVNATEMLIKARDGHYGVPQFNINNLEWTKSVLTACEEMKSPVILGVSEGAGKYMTGFKTVAAMVSAMVDSMGITVPVALHLDHGTYEGCKACIEAGFSSIMFDGSHYSIEENVEKTKELVALAHAKGLSIEAEVGSIGGVEDGVVGAGEIADPEECAKITALGIDFLAAGIGNIHGVYPANWKGLDFEALDRIHKATNNIPLVLHGGTGIPDEMIAKAISLGVSKININTECQLVFAEATRKYIEEGKDQQGKGFDPRKLLAPGAKAIEAKCKEKIELFGCAGKG
- a CDS encoding IS30 family transposase, with translation MGQHWSHLTPTKRIQLDAFIRAGMKPTDIAKELGVHHTTIYRELKRCTYEHLNSDYTTETRYNPDGAQARYEANLRAKGPELKIGNDHELADYLIVKIRDEKYSPEAAIGEAEVKGWPFKTHICASTAYNYIRGEIFGDELTVSMLPQHGKRHQPERPAGSMPRKPAGRSIEERPEHINNRSTFGHWEMDSVESCQGVSNTYIVMTERKTRWELIIPSPDKTAASVVAAIDGLEAKYGDLFPKVFRSITCDNGCEFADAAGIERSASGKGARTEVYYCHPYRPSERGSNENQNGLIRRHVPKGTDLSTISDEETKRIEAWLNNYPRKMFGYLCSEQLFREEMALILAS